The sequence CCAGGCCGGCGTCAACTGGATGTCCGTGCACACCGGCATCGACTTCCCCGTCGCCTACGGCACCACGGTGCGGGCCGCGACCGACGGCACCGTCGCCACCAAGTGGAACAGCGCCTACGGCAACATGCTGATCCTGACCGCGAAGGACGGCACGGAGACCTGGTACTGCCACCTCTCCCGCTATGTCGTCGCGCCCGGTACGACCGTCAAGGCGGGCCAGCCGATCGCCGACTCCGGCAACTCCGGCAACTCCACCGGCCCGCATCTGCACTTCGAGGTACGGCCCGGGGGCGGGGCGGCGATCGACCCGCTGCCGTGGCTGCGCAGCCACGGGCTCGACCCCACGTAGTGACGCCTTGACGAAAGGGGCCCCCGCCGGTCGGCGAGGGCCCCTTCTCGTGTCTGCCTGCCTACAGCTTCTCCACCGGCGCGTACCGCAGCAGCAGCCGCTTCGGCTTGGTGTCGCCGAAGTCGATCGTCGCCTCCGCGTTCGCGCCCGTGCCCTTGACTCCGACGACCGTGCCGAGACCGAACTGGTCGTGGGTGACCCGGTCCCCGACGGACAGCCCGACCACCGGCTTCTCCGCGGTGCGCCGCGTGGCGAAGCCGGACGCGCCCGAGGCCGAGGAACGCGAACGCGAGGAGGACAGCGAGGCCGCCACCCCGGACGCGGGCCCGGAGGACAGCGGCGCCGTCGCCCCCGTGCGCTTCCAGTCCACATGGGTGGCCGGGATCTCCTCCAGGAAGCGGGAGGGCGGGTTGTACGACGGCTGCCCCCAGGCGCTGCGCATCGCGGCCCGCGTGAGGTACAGCCGCTCCCGCGCGCGGGTGATGCCCACGTACGCCAGGCGCCGCTCCTCCTCCAGCTCCTTGACCTGCCCGAGGGCGCGCATGTGCGGGAAGACGCCGTCCTCCATGCCGGTCAGGAAGACGACCGGGAACTCCAGGCCCTTGGCGGTGTGCAGGGTCATCAGGGTGATGACGCCGTCGCCGTCCTCCTCGTCGGGGATCTGGTCGGAGTCGGCGACCAGGGCGACCTGCTCCAGGAAGTCGGCCAGTGTGCCGCCCGCCGCGGGGGCGTCCGGTGCCGCCTCGCCCTCGCCGCGCTCCTGTTCGAACTCCAGGGCGACGGCGGCGAGTTCCTGGAGGTTCTCGATGCGGGTCTCGTCCTGCGGGTCGGTGGAGTTCTGCAACTCGGCGAGATAGCCGGTGCGTTCGAGTATGGCCTCCAGGACCGTGGCCGGTCCGGCGCCGGACTCCACGATGGTGCGCAGGTCCTCCATCAGCGTGTTGAAGCGCTTGACCGCGTTGGTGGAGCGCGCGGCCATGCCGTACGCCTCGTCCACCCGCTTGAGCGCCTGCGGGAAGCTGATCTTCTCGCGCTGGGCGAGGGCGTCGATCATCGCCTCGGCGCGCTCGCCGATGCCCCGCTTGGGCACGTTGAGGATGCGGCGCAGCGGCACCGAGTCCTCGGGGTTGGCGAGAACGCGCAGGTAGGCGAGGACGTCCCGGACCTCCTTGCGCTCGTAGAAGCGGACCCCGCCGACGACCTTGTAGGGCAGACCGACGCGGATGAAGATCTCTTCGAAGACACGGGACTGGGCGTTGGTCCGGTAGAAGACGGCGACGTCACCGGCGCGCGCCTCGCCCGCGTCCGTGAGGCGGTCTATCTCGTCGGCGACGAACTGGGCCTCGTCGTGCTCGGTGTCGGCGACATAGCCGGTGATCCGCGCGCCCTGTCCGGCGTTGGTCCACAGGTTCTTCGGGCGGCGGGACTCGTTGCGCTCGATGACCGCGTTGGCGGCGGACAGGATGGTCTGCGTGGAGCGGTAGTTCTGCTCCAGCAGGATCGTCGTCGCGTTCGGGTAGTCCTCCTCGAACTGGAGGATGTTGCGGATGGTCGCGCCGCGGAAGGCGTAGATCGACTGGTCCGCGTCACCCACGACGCACAGTTCGGCGGGCGGGAGGTCCTGCTCGCCGGGCGGTACGTCCGTGTCGTGCGCGCCGGTGCCGACCAGCTCGCGGACCAGCGCGTACTGGGCGTGGTTGGTGTCCTGGTACTCGTCGACCAGGACATGCCGGAAGCGGCGGCGGTAGTGCTCGGCGACGTCCGGGAAGGCGCGCAGCAGATGGACCGTCGTCATGATCAGGTCGTCGAAGTCGAGCGCGTTGGCCTCGCGCAGCCGCGACTGGTAGAGCGCGTACGCCTGGGCCAGGGTCTTCTCGAAACCGTCGGCTGCCTGGGCCGCGAAGTCCTCCTCGTCGATCAGCTCGTTCTTCAGATTGCTGATCTTGGCGCTGAAGGACTTGGGCGGGAAGCGCTTGGGGTCGAGGTCCAGGTCGCGGCAGACCAGGGCCATCAGGCGCTTGCTGTCGGCGGCGTCGTAGATCG is a genomic window of Streptomyces sp. WP-1 containing:
- the pcrA gene encoding DNA helicase PcrA, which codes for MSSLFDDSFLADLQAPRGHEEEHAPPPEDDHTPEPIPEDLFGGKFDVPPDRDTHYRDGAPRPPLDAAALLEGLNENQRAAVAHAGSPLLIVAGAGSGKTRVLTHRIAHLLAERHVHPGQILAITFTNKAAGEMKERVEQLVGLRANAMWVMTFHSACVRILRRESKKLGFTSSFSIYDAADSKRLMALVCRDLDLDPKRFPPKSFSAKISNLKNELIDEEDFAAQAADGFEKTLAQAYALYQSRLREANALDFDDLIMTTVHLLRAFPDVAEHYRRRFRHVLVDEYQDTNHAQYALVRELVGTGAHDTDVPPGEQDLPPAELCVVGDADQSIYAFRGATIRNILQFEEDYPNATTILLEQNYRSTQTILSAANAVIERNESRRPKNLWTNAGQGARITGYVADTEHDEAQFVADEIDRLTDAGEARAGDVAVFYRTNAQSRVFEEIFIRVGLPYKVVGGVRFYERKEVRDVLAYLRVLANPEDSVPLRRILNVPKRGIGERAEAMIDALAQREKISFPQALKRVDEAYGMAARSTNAVKRFNTLMEDLRTIVESGAGPATVLEAILERTGYLAELQNSTDPQDETRIENLQELAAVALEFEQERGEGEAAPDAPAAGGTLADFLEQVALVADSDQIPDEEDGDGVITLMTLHTAKGLEFPVVFLTGMEDGVFPHMRALGQVKELEEERRLAYVGITRARERLYLTRAAMRSAWGQPSYNPPSRFLEEIPATHVDWKRTGATAPLSSGPASGVAASLSSSRSRSSASGASGFATRRTAEKPVVGLSVGDRVTHDQFGLGTVVGVKGTGANAEATIDFGDTKPKRLLLRYAPVEKL